The DNA window CTTCGGGGAGCTGGGGGAGTGAGCGGTACAAGTTAAGGAGCATCGCCCCGGCATGAGTGTGCAGCGCGACGGGCGCGGCCTGGTGTCCGCTGTTGACCGCCGGCCATGCTCCAGCAATCAAACATACCGGCAGCGCGAACAAGAGAACCATGAGCTGACGTTTCATTGCACTACCTCTAAATTCAAAAGCATGTGTTCGAATTGCCTCATGCCTTCTTCGTTCCGTTGCCTCTGGTTTGCACCAGGGCCGGCCCGGAGGGGACCGGCGCGGGCGCAATCGGGGCAAGCTCTGTGGCGCGTGATCGCGCGATCTCGGCCGCTGCGGTTTGGGCGATCCATGCCGCAGCTTTGCGCGCGATCTTCACCATCTCATTGTTATTTAACGTTGAGTTCACGATCTGTGTTGTGTTGGCAACCAGTAAGCGTCCCAGGTTGGTTTGCAGTGGGGGAACAATCTCCGAGTAACGGAGCACCGGGATGGGCTGGACCAGGCGTTCGCGGAAGATGAAACTCCGTTCGATGTCGTCGTCGGCCAGTTCGGGGACCACCCTCCGCAGCGCGCCGCGGAACAGTTGCCAGACCTGTTCGTCGGGGACGTCGAACAGCGGATCGCCGGGCGACGTGTATTTTGGCAGATAGACCAGGTGGCGTCCGGCGGTCTCGTCCAGCGAAATCAAGTTGGTCATCTCAATGATGCCGGTGAAAGGCAGGTCCTCGGTGAGGTTGGTGCAATAGTAAGGCGTGAGCTTCTTCCGCAGCACCATGACCGCGCAAACCATGCCCATGTATTGCACTTTTTCCAGCTTGCTGCGGTATTCGGGGCTGAGCTCAGGCGTCAATTTGGACAGCGCGCTGCTGGGAATCGTAGAAAGCAGATAGTCAAAATCCATGGCCAGCGCGCCGGAAATCACGCTCACGCTCTTGCCCCGGTTGTTGCGCAACTGCTCCACCGCCACGTCCGTAAGCAGGCTTCCACCCAGGGCCTCAATCCGTTCGATCAAGCGCGTAAAAACCGTGCGGTATCCGCCGCGAACGTAACCCAAGCGCTCCTTCTTGCTGGCGCCCTTTTCCCGCGTGGAATAGAGCCGCTTGATGGTGGCCCAGATAAAACTGGCGGAAGTCTGGCGCCGCGCTTCGCCCAGCTTGCACTTGAGCAAGGGTTCCCAGAGCTTTTTGTAAACGGCTTCACCGAAGATGCGCACCAGCCACGGTCCAATCGGTTCCTTTTCCAGGGCCAGCCCGTCCTCGATGCGTGAAGCCCGCAGAATGCCCAGCCCCAGCCGGAACTTCTGCCAAAGAGAAAGCGCGGGGAAGCGCAGAAAATCGAGGCTGGTGGTCATGGAGTGGAGACCGCCGTTGGTGAAGAACCCGACCTTGGTTTCCGTCCAGCGCAGTTCCTGGGTAAGGCCCAGGTCGTCAATCAACTGCAGCAGCGGGCCGTCAGAGGTGAGGATGCAGTGGTAGAACTTGTCCCAGTGGAACGGGCCAAAATCGAAATAGGTGGCAAGTCCGCCGAGTTGCGGACGGGCTTCCAGCACCGTGACCTGATGACCGGCGCGCAGCAGATAGAACGCGGCGGTCAAGCCGGTGATGCCGCCTCCCAGGATGCCAATGCGCAACGAATTTTGCCTGGATGGCACGGCAACTCCTAACTGCTTTGCCAGATGATGGCCACGCCGATGGTGATCACCAGAATCGCAATCCAGCGGGGCGCGTTGACGCGCTCTTTCAACAGCAACATGGAGAGCACGGCAACAATCGGATACCCCAGGCTCAGCAGCGGGAACGCGTACGAAACTTGGATCTTGGCCAGCGCGATCAGCCACAGCCCGGTTGCCAGGGCGAAGCACAGTGCCCACGCCCACACCCATCCGGAAAGCAGCAGAGCGAAATAGCCTGAGCGCGAAGCTGCATTCTTGCCGGAGACGCCCTTCTTCAGGAAGACTTGCGCGCAAGCGCCCAGAGCGATGCTCGCCCACAATGCAATCGAAGGCGTCATGAGCGGTCTCCTCGCACGGAAAGCTGCAACAGGGCCACGCCCAGCACCACCACACCGATGCCTACCCAGCGGCCGGATGATATGTA is part of the Terriglobia bacterium genome and encodes:
- a CDS encoding EamA family transporter, with protein sequence MTPSIALWASIALGACAQVFLKKGVSGKNAASRSGYFALLLSGWVWAWALCFALATGLWLIALAKIQVSYAFPLLSLGYPIVAVLSMLLLKERVNAPRWIAILVITIGVAIIWQSS
- a CDS encoding NAD(P)/FAD-dependent oxidoreductase; translation: MPSRQNSLRIGILGGGITGLTAAFYLLRAGHQVTVLEARPQLGGLATYFDFGPFHWDKFYHCILTSDGPLLQLIDDLGLTQELRWTETKVGFFTNGGLHSMTTSLDFLRFPALSLWQKFRLGLGILRASRIEDGLALEKEPIGPWLVRIFGEAVYKKLWEPLLKCKLGEARRQTSASFIWATIKRLYSTREKGASKKERLGYVRGGYRTVFTRLIERIEALGGSLLTDVAVEQLRNNRGKSVSVISGALAMDFDYLLSTIPSSALSKLTPELSPEYRSKLEKVQYMGMVCAVMVLRKKLTPYYCTNLTEDLPFTGIIEMTNLISLDETAGRHLVYLPKYTSPGDPLFDVPDEQVWQLFRGALRRVVPELADDDIERSFIFRERLVQPIPVLRYSEIVPPLQTNLGRLLVANTTQIVNSTLNNNEMVKIARKAAAWIAQTAAAEIARSRATELAPIAPAPVPSGPALVQTRGNGTKKA